Proteins encoded together in one Benincasa hispida cultivar B227 chromosome 1, ASM972705v1, whole genome shotgun sequence window:
- the LOC120085915 gene encoding ubiquitin-conjugating enzyme E2 36, producing MANSNLPRRIIKETQRLLSEPAPGISASPSEDNMRYFNVMILGPTQSPYEGGVFKLELFLPEEYPMAAPKVRFLTKIYHPNIDKLGRICLDILKDKWSPALQIRTVLLSIQALLSAPNPDDPLSENIAKHWKTNEAEAVETAKEWTRLYASGA from the exons ATGGCGAACAGTAATCTTCCCCGGAGAATCATCAAG GAAACTCAGCGTCTCCTCAGTGAACCAG CCCCTGGGATTAGTGCCTCGCCGTCAGAAGATAACATGCGATATTTTAACGTCATGATTCTTGGCCCGACTCAGTCACCCTATGAAG GAGGAGTTTTCAAGTTGGAACTTTTTTTACCTGAGGAATATCCTATGGCTGCTCCCAAG GTTCGATTTCTCACAAAGATTTATCATCCAAATATTGACAAG CTTGGGAGGATATGCCTTGATATTCTGAAAGACAAATGGAGTCCAGCTCTACAGATACGAACGGTACTTTTAAG TATTCAAGCACTTCTGAGTGCTCCAAACCCAGATGATCCACTTTCCGAGAACATTGCCAAACATTGGAAAACGAATGAGGCAGAAGCTGTTGAAACAG CAAAGGAATGGACTCGATTATACGCAAGTGGTGCCTAA